A region of Deltaproteobacteria bacterium DNA encodes the following proteins:
- a CDS encoding PilZ domain-containing protein codes for MRNSSPLGSRPSAASSARAGGIRRAPERVHSRRVTSSRAPTGCLYSEGVYARNRVAVQAQKPYAHAPRSIGSAQASHYAVDGGCLACNGGPMLKDDQGSHPRLRVNGVAAHVRCGSVAFSCEVEELSVGGAFFRTDQLLPAGSDLQADLVKPGARKVLHLGGQVRGAFGSGLGQHPGLDVEFSAMTSDDSGRLGQWLDEMMARGTAKEITRPIAPVPAAPREGSAAPAPDAKLMTQIKGLLLEMDELRDRLRLREGEIDQLRRELATAEQLIGKRPT; via the coding sequence ATGCGGAACAGCTCCCCTTTGGGCAGCCGCCCGAGCGCGGCGTCGAGCGCGCGCGCCGGTGGAATCCGCCGCGCGCCGGAACGGGTCCACAGCAGGCGAGTGACGTCTTCGCGCGCGCCCACCGGCTGCCTCTACTCCGAGGGTGTGTACGCTCGCAACCGGGTTGCAGTACAGGCGCAAAAGCCCTACGCGCACGCACCCCGGTCGATTGGAAGCGCGCAGGCTTCGCACTACGCTGTCGATGGTGGGTGCCTTGCCTGCAACGGAGGGCCCATGTTGAAGGACGACCAGGGGAGTCATCCGCGGCTGCGGGTGAACGGAGTCGCGGCGCACGTGCGTTGCGGATCGGTTGCGTTCTCCTGTGAGGTGGAGGAGCTCTCCGTCGGCGGCGCCTTCTTCCGTACCGACCAGCTCTTGCCCGCGGGATCCGATCTGCAGGCCGACCTGGTCAAGCCGGGCGCGCGGAAGGTCCTTCACCTCGGCGGACAAGTGAGAGGCGCGTTCGGGAGCGGCCTTGGTCAGCATCCCGGTCTGGACGTCGAATTCAGCGCGATGACCAGCGACGACTCCGGGCGGCTGGGTCAGTGGCTGGACGAGATGATGGCGCGCGGCACCGCCAAGGAGATTACCCGCCCCATCGCGCCGGTCCCGGCCGCGCCCCGGGAGGGCTCCGCCGCCCCCGCGCCGGATGCGAAGCTGATGACGCAGATCAAAGGCCTGCTGCTGGAGATGGACGAGCTGCGCGATCGCCTGCGCCTGCGCGAGGGAGAGATCGACCAGCTCCGCCGCGAGCTCGCCACCGCCGAGCAGTTGATCGGAAAGCGTCCGACCTGA
- a CDS encoding class I SAM-dependent methyltransferase: protein MSTFVERYIDGSIDVSGDLHELLCARADWVNYRFTWDQAKFLIMKFLPSVLVHSKAADRAFVCEHYDRGNDFFEAFLGHSMVYTSAKFGAPDESLEAAQERKIRDVGEKLQLEAGDRLLDIGCGWGTLVADLAEHFGVDATGVTLSRKQTEFATERIQARRLEQRARVLTLDYRDIPGPAYDKISCLEMAEHVGVKNFQKFLRQVSGLLDDDGLFFLQIVGLRRPPELGVVRNDRGGYWDASDFTWAMFMSRYIFPGADASLPLSFVSTQLEKAGFEIRSVENINVHYGMTIHRWYQNWMKNRDRVVRAYGERWYRLWHLFLAWSVFTGVQGRGDCLQIVSHKSRREFDRSRFVGRRPASVRATG from the coding sequence ATGAGCACGTTCGTCGAGCGCTACATCGACGGATCGATCGACGTGAGCGGCGATCTGCACGAGCTGTTGTGCGCCAGGGCGGACTGGGTCAACTACCGCTTCACCTGGGATCAGGCGAAGTTCCTGATCATGAAATTCCTCCCCTCGGTGCTGGTGCACTCGAAGGCGGCGGACCGGGCGTTCGTGTGCGAGCACTACGACCGCGGGAACGACTTCTTCGAGGCGTTCCTCGGCCATTCCATGGTCTACACGTCCGCGAAGTTCGGCGCGCCCGACGAGTCCCTGGAAGCGGCGCAGGAGCGCAAGATCCGCGACGTCGGCGAGAAGCTGCAGCTCGAGGCCGGAGACCGGCTGCTCGACATCGGTTGCGGCTGGGGCACTCTCGTCGCCGACCTCGCCGAGCACTTCGGCGTCGACGCCACCGGCGTCACCTTGAGCCGCAAGCAGACGGAATTCGCCACCGAGCGGATCCAGGCGCGCCGCCTGGAACAACGCGCCCGCGTGCTGACGCTCGACTACCGCGACATCCCCGGCCCCGCCTACGACAAGATCTCCTGCCTGGAGATGGCGGAGCACGTCGGCGTGAAGAACTTCCAGAAGTTCCTCCGCCAGGTGAGCGGGCTGCTCGACGACGACGGCTTGTTCTTCCTGCAGATCGTCGGTCTGCGCCGCCCACCCGAGCTCGGCGTGGTGCGCAACGATCGCGGCGGATACTGGGACGCGTCCGACTTCACCTGGGCGATGTTCATGTCCCGGTACATCTTCCCGGGCGCCGACGCGAGCCTTCCCCTCTCGTTCGTGTCCACACAGCTCGAGAAGGCCGGATTCGAGATCCGCAGCGTGGAGAACATCAACGTCCACTACGGCATGACCATCCATCGCTGGTACCAGAACTGGATGAAGAACCGCGACCGGGTGGTCCGGGCGTATGGCGAGCGTTGGTATCGGCTCTGGCACCTGTTCCTCGCCTGGTCCGTCTTCACCGGGGTGCAGGGCCGCGGCGATTGCCTGCAGATCGTCTCGCACAAGAGCCGGCGCGAATTCGATCGTTCCCGCTTCGTCGGCCGGCGGCCGGCAAGCGTGCGCGCGACGGGGTAA
- a CDS encoding GNAT family N-acetyltransferase: MKRTLALAVTSRDERCTSSVGPPAHEQSMESRAGAAVRARSFIGPPGRRLKFEPPARMTKFRQSARRGGPVDHPVRGGHTRRAQALLRRAAQMEQNGKPAGVATGLVAETERLVLREFTAADALFVLRLLNEPSFVHNIGDRGVRTAEEAVRYLNDGPIASYAKHGHGLYLVALKPGLQPIGMCGLLKRDKIRDVDLGYAFLPEFWSNGYARESAASVLAIARRLRLTAVAAFVSPGNAPSIRLLDKLGFAPAGETKLEPAAAPVFVYRLQLRSPPGKPHGRAQGG, from the coding sequence ATGAAGAGGACGCTGGCGCTCGCCGTCACGTCCCGGGACGAACGCTGCACCTCGAGCGTCGGTCCCCCTGCGCACGAGCAGAGCATGGAGAGCAGGGCAGGAGCTGCTGTTCGGGCGAGAAGCTTCATCGGGCCTCCAGGTCGCAGGCTGAAGTTCGAACCGCCCGCCCGGATGACGAAATTCCGACAAAGCGCAAGGCGGGGTGGACCCGTGGACCACCCTGTGCGCGGCGGGCACACACGACGCGCGCAGGCTCTGCTAAGACGGGCTGCGCAAATGGAGCAGAACGGCAAACCCGCCGGGGTCGCCACCGGGCTCGTCGCCGAGACCGAACGGCTTGTCTTGCGCGAGTTCACCGCCGCGGACGCACTGTTCGTATTGCGGCTGCTCAACGAGCCCTCGTTCGTCCACAACATCGGAGATCGCGGCGTGCGGACGGCGGAAGAGGCCGTGCGCTACCTGAACGACGGTCCGATCGCGAGCTACGCGAAGCATGGCCACGGGCTGTACCTGGTCGCGCTCAAGCCGGGTCTGCAGCCGATCGGAATGTGCGGCTTGCTCAAGCGCGACAAGATCCGCGACGTCGATCTCGGCTACGCGTTCCTTCCCGAGTTCTGGTCGAACGGATACGCGCGCGAATCGGCAGCGTCCGTTCTCGCGATCGCGAGAAGGCTCCGCCTCACCGCGGTTGCCGCATTCGTCTCTCCCGGCAATGCCCCCTCCATCCGGCTGCTGGACAAGCTCGGTTTCGCGCCCGCGGGAGAGACGAAGCTCGAGCCGGCGGCCGCGCCGGTGTTCGTCTACCGTCTGCAACTCCGGTCACCCCCAGGAAAACCCCATGGCAGAGCTCAAGGCGGGTAA
- a CDS encoding DNA topoisomerase IB: MLSLRVQEHREAAARAGLRYVTDGVPGIRRQRVGRGWIFFAPDGLRIKDVAERARIEGLVVPPAWSEVWICPDPRGHIQVTARDARGRKQYRYHPRYREARDKSKFRRMLEFSEILPDVRERVERDLRAHDLSRRQILATVVRLLDKTLIRVGNDEYARENRSFGLTTLRGRHVQIDGARLYFSFRGKSGVNHQVAITDRRLARIVQQCQDLPGHELFQYVDSRGKRQSISSDDVNAYLRETTGRDITAKDFRTWAGTMLAAKELCALGPPTSRREAERNVVRAIDAVADRLGNTRAVSRKYYVHPALVRAYLMGLTPSLPSMVSPRQHRRENPPAALRSDEVAVLQFLQEEAAEE, translated from the coding sequence ATGCTTTCGCTGCGCGTCCAGGAGCATCGCGAAGCGGCGGCGCGGGCCGGACTCCGCTACGTCACCGACGGCGTTCCGGGCATTCGCCGGCAGCGCGTGGGCAGAGGGTGGATCTTCTTCGCGCCCGACGGATTGAGGATCAAGGACGTTGCCGAGCGCGCGCGCATCGAGGGACTCGTCGTTCCCCCGGCCTGGAGCGAGGTCTGGATCTGCCCCGATCCGCGCGGCCACATCCAGGTCACCGCTCGCGATGCGCGCGGGCGGAAGCAGTACCGCTATCACCCGCGCTATCGCGAGGCGCGGGACAAGTCGAAGTTCCGGCGGATGCTCGAGTTCAGCGAGATCCTCCCCGATGTGCGCGAGCGGGTGGAGCGCGACCTGCGCGCGCACGACCTCAGCCGGCGTCAGATCCTGGCGACTGTCGTGCGCCTGCTCGACAAGACGTTGATCCGCGTCGGAAACGACGAGTACGCCCGCGAGAACCGCTCTTTCGGCCTCACCACCCTGCGCGGCCGGCACGTCCAGATCGACGGCGCCAGGCTCTACTTCTCGTTTCGGGGAAAGAGCGGCGTCAATCATCAGGTGGCGATCACCGATCGCCGTCTGGCCCGCATCGTCCAGCAGTGCCAGGATCTGCCCGGCCACGAGCTGTTCCAATACGTCGATTCACGGGGCAAGCGGCAGTCCATCTCCTCCGACGACGTCAACGCCTATCTGCGCGAGACCACCGGCCGGGACATTACCGCCAAGGATTTCCGCACCTGGGCCGGGACGATGCTCGCCGCGAAGGAGCTCTGCGCTCTCGGTCCGCCGACGAGCCGCCGGGAGGCGGAGCGCAACGTGGTCCGCGCCATCGACGCCGTCGCGGACCGGCTGGGAAACACACGCGCGGTCTCCCGAAAGTACTACGTGCATCCGGCGCTGGTGCGCGCGTACCTGATGGGGCTCACGCCGTCGCTTCCGTCGATGGTTTCGCCCCGCCAGCACCGGCGCGAGAATCCGCCGGCCGCGCTCCGGAGCGACGAGGTGGCCGTGCTGCAGTTCCTGCAGGAAGAGGCTGCCGAGGAATAG
- a CDS encoding peroxidase-related enzyme (This protein belongs to a clade of uncharacterized proteins related to peroxidases such as the alkylhydroperoxidase AhpD.), whose translation MTQPISRFPVPRLDELPEDIRARILAVEEKAGFIPNVFMVLAHRPDEFRAFFAYHDALMLKEGRLSKGEREMIVVATSAANECHYCVIAHGALVRVYEKQPLLADQVATNYRKADITPRQRAMLDFAMKVALRSAEIEEADFARLREHGFSDEDGWDIAGIAAFFGMSNRIANATGMRPNDEFYLMGRVPRAR comes from the coding sequence ATGACGCAGCCGATCTCGCGGTTTCCGGTTCCCCGCCTCGACGAGCTGCCCGAGGACATCCGGGCGCGCATTCTCGCCGTGGAGGAGAAGGCGGGGTTCATTCCCAACGTGTTCATGGTGCTGGCGCACCGGCCCGACGAGTTCCGCGCCTTCTTCGCCTACCACGATGCGCTGATGTTGAAGGAAGGCAGACTGAGCAAAGGCGAGCGGGAGATGATCGTCGTCGCGACCAGCGCCGCGAACGAGTGCCACTACTGCGTGATCGCGCACGGCGCGCTGGTGCGCGTCTACGAGAAGCAGCCGCTCCTCGCCGATCAGGTGGCGACGAACTACCGCAAGGCGGACATCACGCCGCGACAGCGGGCGATGCTCGACTTCGCGATGAAGGTGGCGTTGCGATCGGCCGAGATCGAGGAGGCCGATTTCGCCCGGCTGCGGGAGCACGGGTTCAGCGACGAGGACGGCTGGGACATCGCCGGCATCGCCGCGTTCTTCGGCATGAGCAACCGGATCGCGAACGCCACCGGTATGCGGCCGAACGACGAGTTCTACCTGATGGGGCGTGTGCCCAGGGCTCGTTAA
- a CDS encoding enoyl-CoA hydratase codes for MTFKDIQLERDGSTAVVTLNRPERRNALSLQMLQELTECFRRIGEDREARVAVLRGNGPVFSAGHDLSEMVGRDGAFYRELFEACTRLMETLQNIPQPVIAQVHATATAAGCQLVASCDLAVAAQEARFATPGVKIGLFCSTPMVALSRAVGSRKAMEMLLTGEAISADDALAAGLVTRVVPAAELGPAVRAMAAKIASSSPYVVAVGKAAFYRQLQMPQPLAYDYAQDVMTMNAAAADAQEGMKAFLEKRAPKWCGS; via the coding sequence ATGACGTTCAAGGACATCCAGCTCGAGCGCGATGGGTCGACGGCCGTCGTGACGCTGAACCGCCCCGAGCGGCGCAACGCGCTGTCGCTGCAGATGCTGCAGGAATTGACCGAATGCTTCCGCCGCATCGGGGAGGATCGGGAGGCCCGCGTGGCGGTCCTGCGGGGCAACGGTCCCGTGTTCTCGGCCGGTCACGACCTCTCCGAAATGGTCGGGCGCGACGGCGCCTTCTACCGCGAGCTCTTCGAAGCCTGCACCCGGCTGATGGAGACGCTGCAGAACATTCCGCAGCCGGTGATCGCGCAGGTGCACGCGACGGCGACGGCCGCCGGTTGCCAGCTCGTCGCCTCGTGCGATCTGGCCGTCGCCGCGCAGGAGGCGCGCTTCGCCACCCCCGGGGTGAAGATCGGCCTTTTCTGCTCGACGCCGATGGTGGCGCTGAGCCGCGCCGTCGGATCGCGCAAGGCGATGGAAATGCTGCTCACCGGCGAAGCGATCTCCGCCGATGACGCGCTGGCCGCCGGCCTGGTCACCCGTGTGGTACCGGCCGCGGAGCTCGGCCCGGCAGTGAGGGCGATGGCGGCGAAGATCGCGTCGTCCAGCCCATACGTGGTGGCCGTCGGCAAGGCCGCGTTCTATCGGCAGCTGCAGATGCCGCAGCCGCTGGCGTACGACTACGCGCAGGACGTGATGACGATGAATGCCGCGGCGGCGGACGCCCAGGAAGGGATGAAGGCGTTTTTGGAGAAACGCGCGCCGAAGTGGTGCGGCAGTTAA
- a CDS encoding acyl-CoA synthetase has product MSDAPVHRQELTPIHFLERAGEVYATRLAVADGDVRLSWQQMRARARRLASALRRDGLRKGDRVAFLAVNSEPLLLAHFGVPLAGGVLVPINTRLNADEVAYIVEHSGSRAIFFSPELNAQTARISPQVKRFDLSREWEPFLSSGSDALVTPALESEDEPITINYTSGTTGRPKGVIYHHRGAYLNALAMALDHRLTADSQYLWTLPMFHCDGWCFPWATAAAGSCNVCIPRIEPERVWQLFREGITHFCAAPTVCTMLMASPAAGRLPRKVRLFTAGAPPSPTLIARMAELNFEIDHVYGLTEVYGPFTIAVPAPGQDRLPSAERAALQARQGFANVCAGEVRVVDEEMNDVPADGHAMGEVVMRGNVVMLGYFRDPDATAKAFHGGWFHSGDLAVRHPDGAIELRDRKKDIIISGGENISTIEVEQAVVSHPAVLEAAVIAIPDERWGEVPKAFVTLADGKQATADDIIQHCKGVLAHFKAPKHVEFGPLPKTSTGKVQKYVLREKEWRGHSKRIH; this is encoded by the coding sequence GTGTCGGACGCGCCCGTGCACCGGCAGGAACTGACCCCCATCCATTTCCTCGAGCGCGCAGGCGAAGTGTACGCGACGCGCCTCGCTGTCGCCGACGGCGACGTGCGCCTGAGCTGGCAACAGATGCGTGCCCGGGCGCGGCGTCTGGCGTCCGCGCTCCGGCGCGACGGGCTGCGCAAAGGCGACCGGGTCGCCTTTCTCGCCGTCAATTCGGAGCCGCTCCTCCTCGCCCACTTCGGCGTGCCGCTCGCCGGCGGAGTGCTGGTGCCGATCAACACGCGCCTCAACGCCGACGAGGTCGCGTACATCGTCGAGCATTCGGGGTCCCGCGCGATCTTCTTTTCCCCCGAGCTGAACGCCCAGACGGCGCGCATTTCGCCGCAGGTGAAGCGGTTCGATCTCTCGCGCGAGTGGGAGCCGTTCCTTTCCTCCGGCAGCGACGCGCTCGTGACGCCCGCGCTGGAGAGCGAAGACGAGCCGATCACCATCAATTACACGTCCGGCACCACCGGCCGTCCGAAGGGCGTCATCTATCACCATCGCGGCGCGTACCTGAACGCGCTGGCGATGGCGCTCGACCACCGCCTGACGGCGGACAGTCAGTACCTCTGGACGCTGCCGATGTTCCATTGCGACGGCTGGTGCTTCCCCTGGGCGACCGCCGCGGCGGGATCGTGCAACGTCTGCATTCCCCGCATCGAGCCGGAGCGGGTGTGGCAGCTCTTCCGCGAAGGCATCACGCACTTCTGCGCCGCGCCGACCGTCTGCACCATGCTGATGGCGAGCCCGGCGGCGGGCAGGCTCCCGCGCAAGGTGAGGCTCTTCACCGCCGGCGCGCCGCCCTCCCCGACGTTGATCGCCCGGATGGCGGAACTGAACTTCGAGATCGATCACGTCTACGGCCTCACCGAGGTGTACGGGCCGTTCACCATCGCCGTGCCTGCACCAGGTCAGGACCGGCTCCCCTCCGCGGAGCGCGCGGCACTGCAGGCGCGCCAGGGCTTCGCCAACGTCTGCGCCGGCGAGGTACGGGTCGTCGACGAGGAGATGAACGATGTCCCCGCCGACGGCCACGCCATGGGCGAAGTGGTGATGCGCGGGAACGTGGTCATGCTCGGATACTTCCGCGATCCCGATGCCACCGCGAAGGCGTTCCACGGCGGCTGGTTCCACAGCGGCGACCTGGCCGTGCGCCACCCGGACGGCGCCATCGAGCTGCGCGATCGCAAGAAGGACATCATCATCTCCGGAGGCGAGAACATCAGCACCATCGAAGTGGAGCAAGCGGTGGTGAGCCACCCGGCGGTCCTCGAGGCGGCGGTGATCGCGATCCCCGACGAGCGGTGGGGCGAGGTGCCGAAGGCCTTCGTCACGCTCGCCGACGGAAAGCAGGCCACTGCCGACGACATCATCCAGCACTGCAAGGGGGTGCTCGCCCACTTCAAGGCGCCGAAGCATGTCGAGTTCGGCCCGCTGCCGAAGACGTCCACGGGCAAGGTGCAGAAGTACGTGCTGCGCGAGAAGGAGTGGCGCGGGCACTCCAAGCGCATCCACTGA
- a CDS encoding polymer-forming cytoskeletal protein — translation MSYENIAEKNVAPAASDLLLGRGVRFEGKLTFAGTVRIDASFVGTIVTDDVLVVGEGARIDANITCGNIVVHGEVNGNVQAKNGVEIRSAGKVRGDLETASLVVEKGAFFQGASRMDSAKGVRAKTAA, via the coding sequence ATGTCGTACGAGAATATCGCCGAAAAGAACGTTGCTCCTGCCGCTTCCGACCTGCTGCTCGGCCGCGGAGTGCGGTTCGAAGGCAAGCTCACCTTCGCAGGGACCGTCCGCATCGACGCGAGCTTCGTCGGCACCATCGTCACCGACGACGTGCTGGTGGTCGGCGAGGGTGCCCGCATCGACGCCAACATCACCTGCGGCAACATCGTGGTGCACGGTGAAGTGAACGGAAACGTCCAGGCGAAGAACGGCGTGGAGATCCGCAGCGCCGGAAAGGTGCGCGGCGACCTGGAGACGGCTTCGCTCGTGGTGGAGAAGGGCGCCTTCTTCCAGGGGGCCTCGCGGATGGACTCGGCCAAGGGCGTCCGCGCGAAGACCGCCGCGTAG
- a CDS encoding CHRD domain-containing protein, producing MPPRPYRGSGKTMKTRMLYGGLLAGALLALALAAYAANGSNAGTESKSQVQADTMTGYQETPGVSSVAFGSFTAEIDDATQTVTFELTYVGLEAPVLFAHVHFGNRNIAGGVSAFLCGGGSKPPCPQSGTVTGTITAADVIGPAAQGIEPGAMAELIRAMRAGETYANVHSSKFPAGEIRAQINDKNQRQPQ from the coding sequence ATGCCGCCGCGCCCCTACCGGGGTTCGGGGAAGACCATGAAAACGCGCATGCTGTATGGAGGCCTACTCGCGGGAGCCTTGCTCGCGCTCGCGCTCGCAGCCTACGCCGCAAACGGAAGCAACGCGGGAACCGAATCGAAGTCGCAGGTGCAGGCAGACACCATGACCGGATACCAGGAGACGCCGGGAGTGTCGTCGGTCGCGTTCGGTTCGTTCACGGCCGAGATCGACGACGCGACGCAGACGGTCACCTTCGAGCTAACGTATGTCGGCCTGGAGGCGCCGGTCCTCTTCGCCCATGTGCACTTCGGGAACCGCAACATCGCCGGCGGCGTCTCCGCCTTCCTCTGTGGCGGCGGCTCGAAGCCACCCTGCCCGCAGTCTGGAACGGTGACGGGCACGATCACCGCCGCCGACGTGATCGGTCCAGCCGCCCAGGGCATCGAGCCCGGCGCGATGGCCGAGTTGATTCGTGCGATGCGCGCGGGCGAGACCTACGCCAACGTGCACTCGAGCAAGTTCCCGGCCGGCGAGATCCGGGCGCAGATCAACGACAAGAACCAGCGCCAGCCGCAGTAA
- a CDS encoding LysR family transcriptional regulator → MSNSHSRRRLPPLNAARAFEACARLGSTVAAAAELGVTHGAVSKQISVLESWLGVSLFHRAGVRLSPTSAGARYAAALGRAFDAFDLATRELAESPRAGNIVRVSTTASFAALWLLPRLGAFRTLHPDVEVWVSESKAPAAVGPEGVDLALRTGRGPWVGVRAEPLLTDHLIPVCAPSVGARLREPRDLARATLLHDEDPLSSWPHWLDEAGLGRPAWGDRGPRFADGALLLQAALAGHGVALGRKRLAAAHLRSGRLVQPFGPALSLGHAYWLVLPARGTPMNRPARAFASWIRDAARNAG, encoded by the coding sequence GTGAGCAATTCTCACAGTCGACGGCGCCTTCCTCCGCTCAACGCGGCGCGCGCATTCGAGGCCTGCGCCCGGCTCGGCTCCACGGTAGCCGCCGCGGCGGAGCTGGGGGTCACCCATGGCGCCGTCAGCAAGCAGATCTCCGTGCTCGAGTCCTGGCTCGGCGTTTCCCTCTTCCATCGCGCCGGAGTGCGGCTCTCCCCGACCTCGGCTGGAGCCCGCTACGCCGCCGCGCTCGGGCGGGCGTTCGACGCGTTCGATCTGGCGACCCGGGAGCTGGCCGAATCACCCCGGGCCGGGAACATCGTCCGCGTCAGCACGACGGCGTCGTTCGCCGCGCTCTGGCTGCTCCCTCGGCTCGGCGCGTTCCGGACCCTGCATCCGGACGTCGAGGTCTGGGTCTCCGAGAGCAAGGCACCCGCCGCCGTCGGCCCCGAAGGCGTCGACCTCGCCCTCCGCACCGGCCGCGGTCCCTGGGTCGGAGTGCGCGCTGAACCGCTGCTCACCGACCATCTGATCCCGGTGTGCGCTCCCTCGGTCGGCGCGCGCTTGCGGGAACCCAGGGACCTCGCCCGCGCGACGCTTCTCCACGACGAGGATCCGCTGTCGAGCTGGCCGCACTGGCTCGACGAAGCCGGCCTCGGCCGGCCCGCATGGGGCGATCGCGGCCCGCGGTTCGCCGACGGCGCGTTGCTTCTGCAGGCGGCGCTGGCCGGGCACGGAGTCGCGCTCGGCCGCAAGCGCCTCGCCGCCGCGCACCTTCGCAGCGGCCGCCTCGTCCAGCCCTTCGGACCCGCGCTTTCGCTCGGTCACGCCTACTGGCTGGTGTTGCCCGCGCGAGGCACGCCGATGAATCGTCCAGCGCGCGCGTTCGCCTCCTGGATTCGCGACGCGGCCCGGAACGCCGGATAG
- a CDS encoding LysE family translocator, translating to MAQRTWFLFLLVSLGAVLTPGPAMLAILGHALARGARATLPVVLGNVVGAIVLIAASIAGLSALLSAVPHALEALKWLGAGYLLWLGIRAIRAGGEHAVEPDRVLSGRGVVRGVLIAFSNPKALLFFGAILPQFIDPGRPALPQFAAMAATFALLELAATGAVTFAAQSLAPVLRRRAVARRIHRAGGAILIGAAALVALAPVTR from the coding sequence ATGGCGCAGCGCACCTGGTTTCTCTTCCTCCTGGTTTCCCTCGGCGCCGTCCTGACGCCCGGTCCCGCCATGCTCGCGATTCTCGGTCACGCGCTCGCCCGCGGCGCGCGGGCAACGCTTCCGGTCGTGCTCGGGAACGTGGTTGGCGCGATCGTGCTCATCGCTGCGTCGATCGCCGGACTGTCGGCGCTGCTTTCGGCGGTTCCCCATGCTCTCGAAGCGCTGAAGTGGCTGGGAGCCGGCTATCTGCTCTGGCTCGGGATCCGCGCGATCCGCGCCGGCGGCGAGCATGCCGTCGAACCGGATCGCGTCCTTTCCGGACGAGGGGTCGTTCGGGGAGTGCTGATCGCCTTTTCCAATCCGAAAGCGCTCCTCTTCTTCGGCGCCATCCTGCCGCAATTCATCGATCCGGGCCGTCCGGCACTGCCGCAGTTCGCCGCGATGGCCGCGACTTTCGCGCTCCTCGAGCTTGCAGCGACCGGAGCGGTGACGTTTGCGGCGCAATCGCTGGCGCCGGTGCTGCGGCGGAGGGCAGTCGCCCGGAGGATCCACCGCGCCGGCGGAGCCATCCTGATCGGGGCCGCGGCGCTCGTGGCGCTGGCGCCGGTGACGCGATGA
- a CDS encoding DoxX family protein gives MSALPFAGVADASLGLLAIRIVAGSAFVLHGWPKMRDPFAWMGKRTPRLFQAMAAVAEFGGGIAWIFGLLTPLASLGIACTMAVAIGRHVLVKRDPFIGGYELASVYFCIALLLLICGPGRFSVDWIWKTG, from the coding sequence ATGAGCGCCCTCCCGTTTGCCGGGGTCGCGGACGCGTCGCTCGGTCTTCTGGCGATCCGGATCGTCGCCGGCAGCGCGTTCGTCCTGCATGGATGGCCGAAGATGCGCGATCCATTCGCCTGGATGGGGAAGAGAACCCCGCGCCTCTTCCAGGCGATGGCGGCGGTGGCGGAATTCGGCGGAGGCATTGCCTGGATCTTCGGGCTACTGACGCCGCTCGCATCGCTCGGCATCGCCTGCACGATGGCCGTGGCGATCGGCAGGCACGTGCTGGTCAAGCGCGATCCCTTCATCGGCGGATACGAGCTCGCCTCCGTGTATTTTTGCATTGCTTTGCTGCTCCTGATTTGCGGCCCCGGTCGCTTCTCGGTCGATTGGATCTGGAAAACTGGATAG